A single genomic interval of Noviherbaspirillum saxi harbors:
- a CDS encoding IS1634 family transposase: MFLKCSRRIKDGKTHHYWSVVENRRLLNGKVAQRQVLYLGEINDSQQAAWRKTIEVFDEGARRQVALFPEHALPTDDAAVVGVRLSELQLKRPRQWGACWLACVLWQQLDLDAFWLACLPASRKGTHWMQVLQVLVTYRLIDPGSEWRLHRDWFTSSAMADLLEADFALAGKDTLYRCLDKLLPHKDALMLFLKQRWGELFDASFDVLLYDLTSTYFETDTVRDAPDKRQYGYSRDKRGDCRQVVIGLIVTPEGFPLSYEVLAGSTADGTTLSDLLKRIETRYGKANRIWVMDRGIPTEDTLAQMRQMGASYLVGTPKGRLSKLEQGFLSASWERVREGLQVKRLPLESDTYVLAMSEQRIGKERGMRQRRLKRYVERLKQLQQQSLTRDQLLMKVGAAKQDAGRAAHLIKLTLPSSRDAAAPAPFRFELDRDKLRQVRRREGRYLLRTNLSGHDPAQLWTFYIQLTEVEQAFKELKHDLSIRPIFHSREDRIEAHIFVAFLAYCLQVTLKHQLKRAAAGLTPRSALDKFKTMQMVDVHLPTTDGRHLVLSRYTQPEPEHRLLLDQWHLKLPAQPPPKITTQPASMAVM, encoded by the coding sequence ATGTTCCTCAAATGCAGCCGGCGCATCAAGGATGGCAAGACTCACCATTACTGGAGCGTGGTGGAGAATCGGCGTCTGTTGAATGGCAAGGTGGCACAGCGCCAGGTGCTGTACCTGGGCGAAATCAACGACAGCCAGCAAGCGGCCTGGCGCAAGACGATCGAGGTCTTCGACGAAGGCGCCAGGCGGCAGGTCGCGCTGTTTCCGGAGCACGCGCTGCCCACCGATGACGCCGCCGTGGTGGGCGTGCGCTTGAGCGAACTGCAACTGAAGCGGCCGCGGCAGTGGGGCGCGTGCTGGCTGGCTTGCGTGCTCTGGCAGCAGTTGGACCTGGACGCATTTTGGTTGGCGTGCCTGCCTGCTTCGCGCAAGGGCACGCACTGGATGCAGGTACTGCAAGTGCTGGTGACGTATCGGCTGATCGACCCAGGCTCGGAGTGGCGCCTGCACCGGGACTGGTTCACGTCAAGCGCAATGGCCGATTTGCTGGAAGCCGATTTTGCGCTGGCTGGGAAGGATACGCTGTATCGCTGCCTGGACAAGCTGTTGCCGCACAAGGATGCATTGATGCTGTTCTTGAAACAGCGTTGGGGTGAACTGTTCGACGCCTCGTTCGATGTGCTGCTGTACGATCTGACCAGCACCTATTTCGAGACCGATACCGTGCGGGACGCGCCGGACAAGCGCCAGTACGGCTACAGCCGTGACAAGCGCGGCGATTGCCGGCAAGTCGTGATCGGCTTGATCGTTACCCCGGAAGGCTTCCCGTTGAGTTATGAAGTCCTGGCGGGCAGTACCGCCGACGGCACGACGCTGTCGGACCTGCTCAAGCGGATCGAAACCCGGTACGGCAAGGCCAATCGGATTTGGGTGATGGACCGCGGCATACCGACCGAAGATACGCTGGCGCAAATGCGCCAGATGGGCGCCTCCTACCTGGTGGGCACCCCCAAGGGACGCTTGAGCAAACTGGAGCAGGGCTTTCTGTCGGCCTCCTGGGAGCGGGTGCGCGAAGGGTTGCAAGTCAAGCGTTTGCCCCTGGAAAGCGACACTTACGTACTGGCCATGAGCGAGCAGCGCATCGGCAAGGAGCGTGGCATGCGGCAGCGCCGGCTCAAGCGCTATGTGGAACGGCTCAAGCAGTTGCAACAGCAAAGCCTTACGCGCGACCAGTTGCTGATGAAAGTGGGCGCGGCCAAACAAGACGCGGGACGCGCCGCCCACCTGATCAAGCTGACCCTGCCATCCAGCCGTGACGCCGCTGCGCCGGCTCCCTTCCGGTTTGAACTGGACCGCGACAAATTGCGCCAGGTGCGGCGCCGCGAAGGGCGTTATCTGTTGCGCACCAACCTCTCCGGCCACGATCCGGCCCAGCTTTGGACCTTCTACATCCAGCTCACCGAAGTCGAGCAAGCCTTCAAGGAACTCAAGCATGATTTGTCGATTCGGCCGATCTTCCACTCCAGGGAAGATCGCATCGAGGCCCACATCTTCGTCGCGTTCCTGGCCTATTGTCTGCAGGTCACGCTCAAGCACCAGCTCAAGCGCGCCGCTGCGGGCCTGACGCCCCGCTCGGCACTGGACAAGTTCAAGACGATGCAGATGGTCGATGTTCATCTGCCCACCACTGACGGCCGTCATCTGGTCCTGTCGCGCTATACCCAGCCGGAACCGGAGCACCGCCTGCTACTCGACCAGTGGCACCTCAAGCTGCCGGCGCAGCCACCGCCGAAAATCACCACCCAGCCCGCGTCGATGGCCGTCATGTGA
- a CDS encoding IS630 family transposase, which produces MAGRPKAELVLSAAEKEQLHAWARRRKTAQALALRSRIVLECAGGAENKAVAVKLAVTRQTVSKWRARFVHMRLDGLLDAPRSGAPRTIDDARVDVVIAKTLEEQPSNATHWSTRAMAREAKLSQTAVSRIWRAFGLQPHRQETFKLSTDPLFVEKTRDIVGLYLDPPLKAMVLCVDEKSQIQALDRTQPILPLAPGVPERRTHDYQRHGTTTLFAALDIATGEVIGQLHRRHRSSEFLKFLRTIEASVPNDLDIHLVMDNYGTHKTPTIRNWFARHPRFHVHFTPTSASWLNQVERWFATLTEKQIHRGTHRSTRQLEDAIRHYLKLNNADPKPFVWTKSADDILASIERFCLRISNSGQ; this is translated from the coding sequence ATGGCAGGCAGACCGAAAGCGGAACTGGTGTTGAGCGCGGCGGAAAAAGAGCAATTGCATGCCTGGGCGAGACGGCGTAAGACGGCGCAAGCACTGGCTTTGCGTTCGCGCATCGTCCTGGAATGTGCCGGCGGAGCGGAAAACAAGGCGGTGGCGGTCAAGCTGGCGGTGACGCGCCAAACGGTATCGAAATGGCGCGCCCGCTTTGTTCACATGCGCCTGGATGGTTTGCTCGATGCCCCGCGCTCGGGAGCGCCGCGCACGATTGATGATGCGCGTGTTGATGTTGTGATCGCCAAGACGCTGGAGGAACAACCGTCGAATGCCACACACTGGAGCACGCGGGCTATGGCGCGCGAAGCGAAGCTGTCGCAAACGGCGGTCAGCCGCATCTGGCGCGCCTTCGGTTTGCAACCGCATCGTCAGGAAACGTTCAAGCTGTCCACCGACCCGCTGTTTGTCGAGAAGACCCGCGACATCGTCGGGCTTTATCTCGATCCGCCGCTCAAGGCCATGGTGCTGTGCGTTGACGAGAAGAGCCAGATTCAGGCGCTGGACCGGACCCAGCCTATCTTGCCGCTGGCACCCGGTGTTCCCGAACGGCGCACGCATGACTACCAGCGCCATGGCACGACGACCTTGTTTGCTGCACTCGACATTGCCACCGGTGAAGTCATTGGGCAACTGCATCGACGTCATCGCAGCAGCGAGTTTCTGAAATTCTTGCGTACGATCGAGGCGTCGGTGCCGAATGACCTGGACATTCATCTGGTGATGGATAACTATGGCACGCACAAGACCCCCACCATCCGCAATTGGTTCGCCCGCCACCCGCGTTTCCACGTGCATTTCACACCAACTTCGGCTTCGTGGCTCAACCAGGTCGAGCGCTGGTTCGCCACGCTGACTGAAAAACAAATTCACCGTGGAACCCATCGTTCGACCCGTCAATTGGAGGACGCCATTCGGCATTACCTGAAACTCAATAACGCCGATCCCAAACCGTTTGTCTGGACCAAATCGGCCGACGACATCTTGGCCAGCATCGAACGCTTTTGTCTGCGAATTTCTAACTCAGGACAGTAG